AAAGTCCAAGACATACGAATGAAGGGGGCTAACCTCCCCCATCAACTGGTTTTATTACTTACGTAAATTTAGATCAGCCAAGACTGCACGATAACGCTCAATGTGTCGATCGTGTAAATACTCTAACAACCGCTTGCGCTTACCTACTAGTTTAAGAAGCCCTCGACGAGAAGAATGGTCTTTTTTATTTTGCTTCAGATGTTCCGTCAGGTGAGCAATGCGGTAAGTGTACAGAGCTATTTGAGACTCAGCCGAACCGGTGTCAGATTTAGATTTAGAAAGACTATGGTCGCCGAATAACTCTTGCTTTTTTTCAGAACTTAAGTACATGCGTATATTTTTACACTATGGTTTTAAAAACAGGGCACAAAGTTATCAATAATAATACTGATTTACAATACGATCTGCTTGGGTAAACCCATTTAAAAACTTTTTTGTTCAAACTGCTGGCTTTTGTCTAATGTTTTTCCACCGCATGACCAATCGATCGATCAAAACCCGGTAAAAGTCGCTCTCAAGCAGGCGGGCATCCAGACGGGCTTGAATCAAAAATACGATACCGAACGGAAGCAACACTATGTTCGGAAGCCACACCGCCAATTCGGCACTCATCACCAAATCTTCCGCCCATTTCCGACTCATCTCGGTTACTACGTAGAAAGCAATGAAGAAGCAGACAGAAATCAGCACAGGCACACCTAAGCCTCCACGTTTAATAATAGAACCCAATGGAGCACCAATCAAAAACATAATTAAGCAGGACAACGCCTGGGTTATTTTCTTATAGCTTTCGTAGGTATTCTTACGAATCTCACTCTCAAGCCTTCTTAGCTTTTGAGCATTGATTTGCAGCGTATTTTTAATTGTTCTACTTTGATTAAGTGCTTTAGAAATAATGCTGGCTCTCTCGCTTTCTGTAATCTCGCTCTCTACTTGGGCTAGTAAAGCCGTATCAACCTCCGTTACTTCGTGCTTTGTTTTGTTTGTCCCTACCTCTTCCAATGACTCTTGAATCTCCTGCCGTTGCCGCTTGAGGTTTCCAGCTTTAATAGCACTCGACTCCATACTTAACAGGCCACTTTGTCGAATATTTTCTACGCTATCTACCGAATCAATCGCCATATCAGCCACCACAATCTGTTCTTCTAACCCCTCGGGCATGAGAGAATCATAGCGTAAGTGATAGTTATAAAAATTCGTAGACCCAGCAAAGGCATCGTACTTGATCGCTACTTTTTCGTATTGCATAGAATCTATTGAAGTAGATAATTGCTCCATAGTTTGCATACGGCGATGAGACGCAAAGTACTCTTCTTTTGTTCGTTGAAGATCGAAGCTCGCCAGATCAAAAATCATTTTGGTAGTATCAAAATTATTGCGAACAAATTGGGAGTTACCTCCGCCCCGACTTGCGGTAGCTAACATTTTAGTCGTCTCCGAATAACGATTCCCCTTAAACAACTCCAGCATCAGGTAGCGATCATTCTGAATTGTGTACATTTTCCCGGAATCCGCCAAAATCACATTTCGGTTGCCTAACCCCTCGCTGTGGTCGTAGATAATTACATCTTTAATAGTTTCGCCATCAGCAAACTTCTGATTGATCTTGATCTTGAAATTGGGAATTCCGCCGTAGAATACGCCCTCCCGAATATCCAATGCGGGCTTTTTCTGCTTAATATCGTATAGTAAGCTGTATGCTTTAAGGTTGGCCTTCGGCACTACAAAATTATTGGAAAGAAACGCTACTACTGAAATTAGGCTCACCAACACAAAGAGCGGACGCAACGCTCGGGTTAAGGAAATTCCGGCACCTTTGATAGCGGTCAGCTCAAAATGCTCACCCAAATTACCGAATGTCATTAGCGAAGATAATAACACTGCCAGTGGTAGTGCTACCGGAGTCATGTTAATGCTAAAGTAAAACAGCAATTCCGCAAAAACCTCGGCTCCCAGTCCTTTTCCCACAAAATCGTCGAAGTACTTCAGCATATACTGCGTAAGCAGAATGAAAACAACCACAACAAATGTGAGAAAGAAAGGCCCAACAAACGACTTGATAACGAGCTTGTCAATCTTCTTCATACGTTAGCTATAACAGCGATCGCCGAAAAAATATTTTGAAACTACTTAGTTTTTCGGCTATCCACCCACAATTTCTTTCAGGCTATCGGTGAGTTGCAGCCATATTTCGTAAAACTCTTCTTCATCGTCGGCGGTCATAGAGTCGGTTACGTTAAGAAAAACGG
This region of Tunicatimonas pelagia genomic DNA includes:
- the rpsO gene encoding 30S ribosomal protein S15, with protein sequence MYLSSEKKQELFGDHSLSKSKSDTGSAESQIALYTYRIAHLTEHLKQNKKDHSSRRGLLKLVGKRKRLLEYLHDRHIERYRAVLADLNLRK
- a CDS encoding LptF/LptG family permease, whose product is MKKIDKLVIKSFVGPFFLTFVVVVFILLTQYMLKYFDDFVGKGLGAEVFAELLFYFSINMTPVALPLAVLLSSLMTFGNLGEHFELTAIKGAGISLTRALRPLFVLVSLISVVAFLSNNFVVPKANLKAYSLLYDIKQKKPALDIREGVFYGGIPNFKIKINQKFADGETIKDVIIYDHSEGLGNRNVILADSGKMYTIQNDRYLMLELFKGNRYSETTKMLATASRGGGNSQFVRNNFDTTKMIFDLASFDLQRTKEEYFASHRRMQTMEQLSTSIDSMQYEKVAIKYDAFAGSTNFYNYHLRYDSLMPEGLEEQIVVADMAIDSVDSVENIRQSGLLSMESSAIKAGNLKRQRQEIQESLEEVGTNKTKHEVTEVDTALLAQVESEITESERASIISKALNQSRTIKNTLQINAQKLRRLESEIRKNTYESYKKITQALSCLIMFLIGAPLGSIIKRGGLGVPVLISVCFFIAFYVVTEMSRKWAEDLVMSAELAVWLPNIVLLPFGIVFLIQARLDARLLESDFYRVLIDRLVMRWKNIRQKPAV